GTGGCCATCGAGCGCTACAAGCTCTCGACCCAGACCGGCGACTACGCCAACGTGGCGCGGGCCCTGGGCTGCCATGCGGAAAAGGTCGAAACGGTCCAGGATTTGCAGCCGGCCCTGAAGCGGGCGATTCAGGCCACCAAAGACGGCCAGCCGGCCGTCGTCGACGTGATCACCGCCGAGACCCGCAAGTTGTCCAAGATTTACTGAAGAAGAAAGGGAAATATTTGGCGAGTCTTCGATGGCGACATACTGAAAGGAATCAGTCAGATGCCTAAAAGGACCTTCAGCGTTCGTACGGATCGCAGAATACTCCGGAAATTGGACAGGCTTGCCAGACAGCAGGAACGGTCACGCGACGACATCGTGAACGAAGCGATCGATAATTTTCTCGAACTGTACTCCTGGCAGGATCAACGAGTCCGGGCGGGAATCGAGGCAGCCGATCAAGGCCGATTCGCCGGAACAGCCGAGATGCAACGGGTATTCGGCAAATATGGGTAGTGCTTGATCGTACGTCTCCGATGGCCTAACCAATCCGGGAATGAGTATCGTCCATCGTCTGGTTTGGTAGAATCATTCAAGAAGCTTGAGTTTCTTGTGTTCTCGATTTTTCTTCGCCAATAGTCACCAAAGAACTGAGGAATGCCATGGCTGAGAATGACCTGTCCGTGGAGACCACGATCTTCAAACGACACAGGGCCGAGTTCGAACGTGATCATCGCTGGGAGTGGATCGTCATTCATGGAGATGACTACGTGGAGTTCTTCGAGGACTTCCAAGTTGCTGCGCAGACTGCCGTGGCCCGTTTTGGACGGGGCCCTTACCTGATTCGGCAAATCGGGGTCCCCACTCCATCTCTGCCGGCTTCCGTCCTTTTCAGGCCCGTCAATGCCGACCGTTGAATGTGGATTCCCAGACGCCCAGAACAGACCGGGATCGGCAAGACTTGTCCAATATGGACCTACTCTGGAAGTCCGAGTGGGGTTTGATCCACACTATCGTCCTTCGTCAAATCCGGTTCCTTCGCTTTCAAGTGATCGGATCCCGGCGCTTGTCGATACGGGCGCTACCGAGAGTTGCATCGACAGCATTCTAGCCGACAGGTTGAATCTTCCCTTTGTAGGAGAGCAACGGTTTTCCGGTATTTCAGGATCAAGCCGTCGACGTATGCATTTGGCTCAGATTTTGGTTCCTGGTCTCCAGTGGGTGATATATGGCCGGTTTGCCGCTGTTGACCTCATTTCTGGAGGGCAGCCACATGCGGTCCTCCTCGGGAGAACCTTCCTGAGAGGTTTCAGGATGATCTACGAAGGCCGCTCGGGAAGGGTGATTATCGAAAACGAATCCTCCGTAGTTCTCACTGCTCGTCCGATGTGAATCGCTCCTCACCCAAAGGTGTGGGAGCCCACAACAGGTCTTCCTCGTTCAGTAGCTGAAGAGAAAATTCTCTTTGACATTCCCTGGGCGACGTTGTGCTCAATTCGGGTGATGCAAGTTCGACCTTCGTCTTAGCTCCCTCACACCAGCTTCTTTCGCGTGAACGGCGAGGGCTCGTGGCGCGTGGCCCAGGTCAGGCCCTTGATCCGGTCCAGGTCCTTGTTGGGAAAGACGAAGCTCAGCAGCCACGCGGAACCCAGGGCGGCGATGGCCGACAAGAGGATGATCCAGGTGAATCCCATCCCCTTTTCCACCAGGCGCTGAGTGAAGTCCGCTCCCAGCACGCCGGCCATGGCCTGGTGGGTGGAGGGGTCCATGAGCTGCAGCAGGTCGCGCGAATAGGCCACTCCCAGAGCCACCGCCAAGCCGATGAACGCCGCCGGCCAGACGGCGCGGCTGCTCACCCGCGGGAATAGCATCCCCGCCAGGAACAGCGCTCCCATCGACCCCACCAGGGAGTTGAAGGTCTTGGGCAGTATGGTGAGGATGTCGTCCATTCCCGTGACTCCGTCCAGGTAGATGGCCGATACGGTCACCACCAACCCCACGATCAGGGTGATGACCCGGGCCTGGAAGACACGGTTTCCGGTGGACGGTTTCTTCCGGAGCCGGCCGAAGTCCACGGTGGCTACGGTGGCCCACGAATTGACCCCCGAGTCGATGGTGGACATGGCCGCCGCCAGAAGGGCGGCGAAGATGGCCCCGGCCAGTCCCGGCGGAATCCTGGAAGCCACGAAGAAGGGGAAGATGGCGTCCCGATCCTTGCCGCTGGCCAGGTCGAAATGCTCGGGGAGGACTGCCGGACCCTGCGTGTAGTAGTAGACCAGGGAGGCGCCGATGACGGCCAGAAGGAAGGAAATCGTGATGCTGACCACGATACTGGTGACGAAGCTGCGCTTGGCGGCCCGGACGTCCACGGTGCTGAAGTAGCGCTGCAGGGTCATCTGGTTGGCGCAATGGGCGGTCAGCGTCCAGATCACCGCCGAGAGGGTCATGGTCACCACCGTGCCGGCCTGGGTGGGGTCGGGGGAAAAGAAGGTGAAGCTCTCGTTGTCCCGGGCGCTCACCACGTGGTACCAGTCCAGCGGTCCCGAACCGGTGGTATAGGCCACGTAGCCGATGGCGAACAGCCCTCCTCCCACCAGGAGAGCCGCCTGAATCACGTCGGTCCAGACCACGGCCCGGATCCCTCCCATCATGGTGTACACGGTGGCGACGACTCCGATCACCCCGATGACCACCACCAGGGGCAGCCCTGTGGCCACGGCCAGCGCACGTGAGGAGACCAGCACGATCACCCCCATGAGCACGGTGACGAAGATGAGGAACATGGTGGCGCCCAGCAAGCGCACCGAGAGGTTGTACCGGTGCTCCAGGTATTCGTAGGCAGTGGTGAACTTGAACCGGACGAAGAAGGGGATGGCCAGGAGCAGGATCAGGACAATGTCGATGGGAATGGCCACCAGGTTGCTCACGAAGGCGCCGAAGCCGAATCGCCAGACGATGCCGGGACTCGCCAGATAGGTGATGCTGGAGAGGAGCGACGCGATGATGCTGACTCCGACGGCGAACCAGGGGAGGCGCCGCCCGCCCAGGAAGTACTCTTCTTCGGTCTTCTGCCCCCTGGCGAGCCGCCAGCCCAAAAACATCATGGCCGCCAGATAGGCGACCAAAACCACGTGATCCGCGAAATGAAGTTCCATCAGGTCAACCTTCCTTTTCCTGCTACTGCGACGGCGCGATCCGGATGGACTCGATTCCGGGGCCCGGACCCTCCCCGATGTTCGAGAGACGTATGTTCAATCTCCAGCGGGCTCCCGTCAACGGGACAGTGTAACTTTCGACGCCGCCGTGGATCTCCCGCCAGCTCGATCCCCCGTCCGCTTCGCCGTCACCGTCGGCGTCCTCCTCCAGCCGGAACAGCGCCCGGCGTCCTCCGAACGTGTACTGCTCCAGGTCCGACACCTTGGAGTCCCGGGTCGCATAGTAGGCCACGGCCACGAAGGTCCCGTCCACCCGCCGCTTCAGGTCGCCGTAACCGGTGTCGGTTCCCGGACGCATGGGACCGTGCAGCAGCTCGGGTCCCTGCCAGGTGGAGCCGTCGTCGTCGGACCAGTAGACCACCGGCTTGCGCGTGTAGCCCCCGCCGATGCTGTGGAGCCCCATGCCCCAGAGTCGCCCTTCTCCGGCGACGAAGTCCAGCACGTTCCCATGCTGGAACCGCGGATTGCTCGCCTTGTAGATCCGCGCCCGCTGCCAGAGGCCCCCTTCCACCC
This is a stretch of genomic DNA from Acidobacteriota bacterium. It encodes these proteins:
- a CDS encoding sodium/solute symporter (Members of the Solute:Sodium Symporter (SSS), TC 2.A.21 as described in tcdb.org, catalyze solute:Na+ symport. Known solutes for members of the family include sugars, amino acids, nucleosides, inositols, vitamins, urea or anions, depending on the system.), translating into MELHFADHVVLVAYLAAMMFLGWRLARGQKTEEEYFLGGRRLPWFAVGVSIIASLLSSITYLASPGIVWRFGFGAFVSNLVAIPIDIVLILLLAIPFFVRFKFTTAYEYLEHRYNLSVRLLGATMFLIFVTVLMGVIVLVSSRALAVATGLPLVVVIGVIGVVATVYTMMGGIRAVVWTDVIQAALLVGGGLFAIGYVAYTTGSGPLDWYHVVSARDNESFTFFSPDPTQAGTVVTMTLSAVIWTLTAHCANQMTLQRYFSTVDVRAAKRSFVTSIVVSITISFLLAVIGASLVYYYTQGPAVLPEHFDLASGKDRDAIFPFFVASRIPPGLAGAIFAALLAAAMSTIDSGVNSWATVATVDFGRLRKKPSTGNRVFQARVITLIVGLVVTVSAIYLDGVTGMDDILTILPKTFNSLVGSMGALFLAGMLFPRVSSRAVWPAAFIGLAVALGVAYSRDLLQLMDPSTHQAMAGVLGADFTQRLVEKGMGFTWIILLSAIAALGSAWLLSFVFPNKDLDRIKGLTWATRHEPSPFTRKKLV